CCAATAACACTCAAGGGACTCTAGATGACGGCTCTGTTGAGACGACACTTGACATGCATATGGGCGGTATCGCTGCCAATGTCATCGGCGTCCCCACTGGTGCTATTATAGTTCACGCTTCTGCTTCCGCCGACAGGCTGGGCTGGGCTCTGCAGCGGGACAATTGGGCGTACGGGCAGTTGTTGGAGCGGTACAGGAAGGCAGAGGAAGTTACTGACGAAGACCTTGCGGGCATCGACCTCCGGGAGTTCTTGTTTTACACCTGCGTTAAGGGCTTCGTCCCAAAGCTCGATACCCAGTACACACATCCGAGTCTCACTACCGGCGCAACGTTCCTCCCGCAGGCCGATAGGAATTCCATTGTCCGCAGTGTTTTTGCGTGCTGCGGTGCAACATACCTTGCCTGGTACGACCTTGAGCGCTTTCAGCAGTtgagcgatgagctctatATTGACTGCAAGACCCAAATCCTTGAGTATGTCCAGAGTGTCGACAACTACGCGGACGAAGATTGGCTCTTTGCATCCCTGTTGCTGCTATGCATAAGAGACAAAAATTCTTTTACGGGCACCGTGGATGGGTGCGTGTGGCATCTGGCCAactccttcttgatcatCAGTGAGAAATACTATCACCGTGCGCCTGCACAGTCTCTTGATGACCCGCTATCCGACAACCTCTTACGCGAAAGCATAGTGCTGCAGCCTCAGGAGCGAATGTTCCTGGAAAGCTTTATTTATCACTACTCTATCTCGCTTCTGTTTGCACGGGACATTTCGGCGCTCCCAAACCCATGCGCCCTTTTCAGATCTCTGAGCCTGGTGCTCAAATGCCCTGTGTACGACATTAAGGGCAACAATGACTGGGTGAGCAACCCTTTGCTAGGACTGACGCTGGACGCATTCGAGATCCTCGCTAAACTTTCCTACATTGCACGTATGCCCATGCCGCTTGGCCCAACCTGGCTAGGAAAAGTTGTTCatctcaaaagcttgtgCACATGCTACGCTCCGCCTGCCCCTACATCTCCCGACATGACCGAAGCAGAGTGGCTCAACTACAGGGTCACGTCTGCCACTGGCGTTCTGGTGACCAAAGCCTGCGACCTGCTAGCGAAGAAAATAATAGACTACGACTCCTTCGATATAGACAGTAGCGACGTGCAGATGCGCACCAGGGAGATAATACAGCTATTCAAGGATCTCCCTAGCGACCACAAAATTTGGGGAATACTTCCATGGACCCTACTGATAACCGGAGCGTTCTGCCGGAGGATCGAGGATCAGATCTTCATTACTCGCAAAATAGAGATCATGGCTCATCGCGCCCACAGTTACTGCGGTTTGAAGatgtcttctttcttgcaTGCCATCTGGAACTCAGAAGTTGGTATCAATTACCTTTTTGACAGAGACCGGCTGGCACAAGTTGACCTATAACGAATGTCAGTTTCCCGGTTTTTAACCGTCTATACGCTTTAACTTAAGAAGAAATTTAACACACCATGCTCGATACCTGAAGGTGCAGATCTCGCCTGCAAACAATCGTGTCAAGAGCCGCCCGGACAATGTGAGCGGAAGCGGCAATGTGAATTATTATTTCATTTTTCCGCCTCCCCTAActcattttttttattgacAAGTAGAATTTTCCACAATATTCGCTCCGTGATACCGGCTCTTGGATGCTAGTCGAAGACCGAGCACCCAGCAGAATTTGTCCAAGTGAGGCGTTTTCCGCGAAGGCTTTCACAAAGCGCAGTGAACGGCTTTGCGGAGCTTAGGAAAGGTGGGTCACCTTATGACTTATTACCAAAACAAGCGTAGCTTCGGGCAAGCATAGCTTCAGGCAGCCTATCGAAGAGTCCGAGATACGAGCGGTGGCCTACTTCCGTCAGCCGATTGCTTCTCGACCAGGATAAAAAGCTATAAATTGAGTAGATTGTTTATCCGGCACACTACCCGAACGACTCGAATCATCGTGAACTCTAAACTGATTTTTAACATATTGTAATGAGAGCGTTAGCATACTTTGGTCAAAAAGACATCCGCTTCACTGACAGCCTTGCGCAACCACAGGTTTCTCATGAGGATGAGGTGGAAATTGACGTTAGCTGGTGCGGTGTATGTGGTTCCGATCTCCACGAATATCTTGATGGCCCTATTTTCTTTCCAGCTAATGGGAAGACACACGCTATGAGCGGCCAAGGCCTTCCCCAGGCCATGGGCCATGAGATGTCTGGCATTGTGTCAAAAGTAGGAAGCGACGTTTCCAAGGTCAAGGTTGGTGATCACGTGGTTGTAGGTGCATGCTGCACGTGTGAAGACCGCGCTAGGTGGCCCGACGTCAAGCACGAGAGGGAGGGTCTGTGCATTGCATGCAAGACAGGAAACCCTAACTGCTGCACTGACCTTGGATTCTGTGGGCTTGGGTGCCAAAGTGGCGgttttgctgaaaaaattgTCCTCAGCGAGCGTAATGTCGTCAAAATTCCAAACAGTCTTCCCCTCGATGTGGCCGCACTTGTAGAACCTATCTCTGTCTCTTGGCACGCGGTCCGCATTTCGAAGCTACAACCAGGTCAGACCGCTTTGGTTTTGGGTGCTGGCCCCATCGGCCTAGCGGCAGTTCTTGCACTGCAGAGCCATGGTGCCGGCACCATTATTGTCTCAGAACCTGCAGACACTAGAAGGCAGAAAGCTGAGGCTTTGGGTGCTCAAACATTCAATCCAACAGAACATGGTGATAACGTCATCGAAGCGCTTCGTAAATTGGCTCCAGGCGGTGAAGGTTTCAACTTCTCCTACGACTGCTGTGGTACCAGCGAGACTTTCAGCGCCGGCCTGCATACACTAACACCTAAAGGTGTCGCTGTCAACATCGCGGTTTGGGGTCCTAAGCCAATTGACTTCTACCCAATGGATGtcacaacatcagagaGATTTGTTACAGGATCCATCTGCTACACTACTCAAGATTTCGAAGAGGTCGTAGACGCAATGGACAAGGGCAAAATTGACATCAACAAGGTGAAAACCATGATCACAGGTCGCGAAAGAATTGAAAATGGTTTCGAGAACGGCATAATGGATTTGATCAACAATAAggagaagaacatcaaaattttaTTGACTCCGAACAATTTCAAGGAACTTGCTTAGGGACCTTTCTAAAATCGTATAAGCGATCAAAGAACGTACCCTGCGGCCTGTTTAGTGCACATATTTCTTTAAATACTTGATGTCCCTGTAAATGCATTTTATTAAGATCCTAATTTTATGAAAATTTTATATGTACACTGTCGCGATGAGATGCTGTTCAAATCCAAGAGCTAAAACAAGCAAACTCCCATAATGGCCAAGAAGATTTCGAAGCACTCGAGAGCTGCTAGAAGGTTGGAAGTCGAAGATGTCGAAGCCCAGACGCTCGCGAAGCTTCCAAGAGCCCAAAATTTGGATTTAACAAACAAGCTGATAAGAACAGCATCAAAGAATGAACAACTTTTGGAGGCGAAGATGCGGAAGAAAGAAGGGTCCGGTAAGAGGGTCGGCAAAAAGTCTATTGCAAAGGGCTTGCCTGAAAACCTAGATAAAGAAAGATTGGAAAAGGCGCTTAACGTTACAAGCAGACTTGACGGTAAAGTTCAGAAAGCTAAGTCAAGAGCCAAGTATGTTCAGAatgcaagaaaagctggcTGGGACCGCACCAACGAAAGTATCAAAAGAGATCTGGCTCTTTTAACGGCCTCAAAATCAGACATAAGCTCCAAGGACGACAAGACAGCCGAAGACTCCATGGAACAAGATGAGGCTTAtattgatgaagacgaggGAAACTCCTCCACTCCACCTCAAGCTGAGGCAACGAACGCCTTTGATTTACTGACGGATGACGTCGAGGCGTAGATGATGGACAATGTCCAAACTCATTTTTATAGACGGCTCCCATGAGCACGCTTTGTGCGAGCGTATTCAAATTCCAGATGCCGCCATGGGTTTATACTATCCGTGGCTTCTTCAGATTGGCAGTCGACTTGGCCATGCTCCTCTAAGTGCGTTGTCCTTACATgtcgtcgtcctcgaaTCTTGTACATTATAACATCATGAACAACCCCGCTGTGAGTGCTGTCATCAGAACAATGATCGCAGTACTCTATTAAAATCGAGCGTGTTCGTCAAAAGTCAAGGAGTGATGCCTTTATGGTTCGCTCCTGAATTGCGACTGGGGGAGTAAAAAATATATTTAGTCTAATCACACCAACCAGTATATATATGAGAACTTTAGAGGATATCACTATTGGAGGGTCAACGTACACGATGGCTGACAAGGACGCATTGAGACTAGGAGAGACTGCTCAATCGATAGTGAACaagatcttttcaagatttatGTTGCTGGACGCCTTGTTTAGGGGTATGGTATTTGGGGTCGGAGTCCTTGTTGTCGTGTTCCTCACCGCTGTGCTGCTGATCAAGATTATGTTGGCAAGCCAAGAGAACGGGAAGGCCAAGGCAAAGTCAGGGAACCGGAATACGAGTCCCTCATCTGTGGACAATGCGAAATCTGGCGACCAGAAGTCCCGTAATGCAAAGTCTAGCGCCTTGAACGACGAAGACCACGCGCACCTTCTGTCAAGAAAGGTTATTCCTATCAACTCCACAGACGACTTTACAGAGGAACTTGAGATATCAGTGATGGAGGAAGATGACTAGCGCTCGAAAATGTGCTATATTGACAGATTGACGACGCGCGCTTTTTTTGTGCTAAATGGACCGTTCTGGACACTAAAATCAAAGGGGTGCCACGAAGAACAAATTAAAGTAGATTAGTTATCTAATGCACTTGTAATAGGATTACACAGATTACCGCTACTCTATTTGCTTGCTCTCGCTGGTGCTTTAAGGTTGAGCGCGTTCTTCCCTTCCGCTTTCGAAAACCCCGCGTAAAATCACTTACCGAATATCGTAAATAGTCATATCTAGAGAATTTCTCTGCAGCAAAACTGAAGAAATCCTCCCACCCTTCTTTACGGAGCTGACCCCCATAGCGCTAAGCCGCCTAAGGATGTCATTCCATAGAATTTTATTTGAAATATTGttattttgaatatttAGTTACTTCGTTATACCATAGTAAGCGCGGTGACATCTTTCAGAAGTCGCCTACTTCCCAGAGAGTGTCAGCTTTGCGCGAACAGCCTTGACCTGAGTGTAGTTTTCCAGCGCTTCAATTCCCATTTCTCTGCCGATACCCGAGGCATTGAAGCCACCGAATGGAACAGCGTGGTGGAAGTCGTTGAAAGTGTTGATCCAAACCGTACCGGAGTTGACTCTGTTGGAGACCTCAATagctttgttgatgtctttAGTGTGAACGCCAGCAGCCAAACCATACTCAGAGTCGTTAGCCTTCTCAATCACCTCCTCGACGGTCTTGAACTTTGTGATGGTGACAACAGGGCCGAAAATCTCTTCCTTGACAATTCTCATGTCTTCGGTAACATCACCGAAAATGGTTGGCTTCACAAAGAAACCCTTGTTTCCTAGTCTTTCGCCACCAGTAACCAAGGTGGCACCCTCATCTCTTCCAATCTCGACATACTTCaagatcttggaaagctGCATCTGAGATGTCTGTGCACCTTGGAAGGTTGCATCGTCGAATGGGTCGCCGACTTTGACGTTCTCAGTGGCAGCCTTTAGTTCCTCCAAAAATTGATCGTACACGGATTCTTCAACATATACTCTGGAGCCTGCGCAGCAAACCTCACCACTGTTGTAGTAGATACCCAAGATAATGTTCTGAACGGTCGCCTTCAGGTCTGCGTCAGCAAACACAATGTTAGGAGACTTACCACCTAGTTCCAGAGTCACCTTCTTTAGGTTGGCACCAGCATTTTGATAGATGTGGCGTCCAGTAGCAGTTGAACCAGTAAATgcaattttcttgatcttaGGGTGCGTAGTTAGTGCCTCACCGATGATCTTACCGAACCCGGAGATAATGTTAACAACGCCGGCAGGAATGCCGGCTTTAGGCACAAATTGGGAGACATAAAGGGCGGACAAGGGGGTAGATTCAGCAGTCTTCAGAACGACGGTGTTACCGGTGGCCAAGGCAGGGCCGACCTTCCAGGCCCACATCAATAGAGGAAAGTTCCAAGGGATAATTTGTCCACATACACCTAGAGGCTGTCTGATGGTGTACGAGAAGTGGGTTGAGCCTGTGTTAATGAGCCGGCCATCAATTTTGTCACACCAGCCAGCGCACGAACGCAAGTAGTTGGCGACTAGCTGAACGTCGCCACGTGCACTAGAGATAGCCTTTCCGTTGTCAAGAGTCTCGATGGATGCAATTGTTTCTAGGTCTTCCTCGATCAATTCTGCGAGCTTGTTAAGAGCCTTTGCGCGTACCAGAGGGTCGGCGTCGGACCACACACCGCTCTTGAAAGCCTGGTCTGCAGCCGCGATTGCGTCTTCTACGTCGTCTTCGCGCGCTTCGTAGACGTGTGtgatctcttcttccgTAGCAGGGCTGACGACCTCGAAAGTCTTGCCTTGCTTGGCGCGGACgaacttgttgttgatgaacaaCCCGGTTGGCTGCTCATACTCGATGCCGTTAGGCATTTTGACCGGCACGCGCAAGGGCAACTGCGCGTAGAAGCGCATTCCAAGCCGCGTCGCAGCCACGGGCATTCCCCGTAGTGCTGTTCCTGTTCTGGAAAGCATCTGGTTATGTGGTGCTTTTTAAGGTCTGCAGGAACAATGAAAAGTGAACCAGCTCACTTCAATGTTTTATATGAGAAACGCtattgcttcttgaaagttgGCGCAGATAGTCCTTGGCGCTTATTGTTATGAAACTCGGGTTTTTGCAGTACAAACCGTTTGggacttgaagctcattGTTCTGCCTCCAATCCTCGATGCTACGTCCTTTATATAGATTCTCCAATCTTTACGTTAGGGGCTGCTACGGGAAGCATTCATCCCGCAAAGCCAAGGAGTATGCCCCCGCTTTTCACCCTCTCCGCAAACACGGTGGTCATTCCTCATTTTTGCGGCTGTTGAATTCCCGATTATCCCAAAGAAAGTCCGCCCCATTATTAGGGGGCTGCAACTGTCATGCACAAATAAAGTTGTCCAACGTCATCCCTCTCATTCCATAAGAGGCAGCATAAGGCACTTTTGACGAAAATATCACCATTTAGGCGTATCATTTGCTACGCGTATGCTCGGATACATGGAATGTAGCAGTGTCAATCCCAATGCGCCCCGCAGTGGAGTACATCAGCACGGATGTATCCGGAATCCGGGTACTGTGAATACCAGACCTAGAACAACTTTTATCGCGGCCTTTACAGGAGCGTTCTCTCAGTTCGCTGATTTGTCAAGTGGTTGCGAACTTACGGAGTGACGCTTCATACGAATAAGCAAGGCCCGAACGTGATGAACTTGCTGGCCGGCTGTATAAGGATCCCCTTATCCGATAGCCGCTTTGGAAGTCACGTCTTCCCTATTCGCAACGCCAGAGATTGCTGTAAACATGAAAGCAGCTTAGGGGTTGTTCTAAGGCAGTGATGCGACCGCATCTTAATTAATCAAGTGCGCGCGGGTAACACGGCATTTTTAAAATCTGAAATACTCAGTACAGCAAAACAGTACTGCGCAAACGATCTACACGTACAAGGCACCCGGCAGAAGGAACCTGTGTTAAAGGATTTTCGAAATACACTCGAAACCGATATTCGTTGCCCTTTTCTTACAATATTAAATGTGCGTTTTTATGTCGTATCTATTTTGGGAGAGCAGATCACCAGCCACGCCGAACTTAAACACCGAAACTCGCGAGTAGCTTTATCGCTGTGAACTTCACGCACGTGCCCAGCGAGTTAAGGTTGCCCTATAGTTCAGGTGGTGGAGCAGAGGCTTTGGGCACGCATTATCTGCAAGGAAGTATGCAAGTAATCGTCAATCAGAGAACGGGCCCTTCTAGCCGCGCCTTTATGAATTCTATAGGAATATCTTCTTAAGGTTAGGAGCTGCCATAGCTGCTGCTTCAGCCAACATCTTCCTTTCTGATTCAGCCTTGAATTGCGTGAGCGGATTTCTTCGGACGTCCAGCGTCCGCAGGTTCACCGGCAGGCGTTCAAACAAGTTTGCGGCACTCTGTAGCTCGTTGTCTGTGATTATTAAAGCATCCAGTGCCGGGCAGTGCGTAGCAAACTCCGGAGGCAGCTCCTCAAAGCCAAGGCGCGAAAGTCGCAGTTTGCGGAGCATGTGGGGTAGAATGTTCCACGGTACCATAACAGAAGAGCTGGCGCCTGTTATACCTGTCAGCTCGAGGTGCTCAAGCGATTCAGGCAGCCTTTGGATTTGGAGGCTCTCGCCGCTGAGCTTCAGAATGCGAAGTTGTGGGAAATCTCCCAACTCTCTTAGCGCCGCACAGCCAAGTGCTGTCAAACTACGCAAACTTTTGTTCGTGTTTCCCACAAGGGTTTCTAGCGGATTTCCGTCAAGTTTTAGTACTCTTAGGCCGGTTAGTAAATGTAGATTCTTGACTGTTGTGATTTTGTTTCCGCTAAGGTCGAGCTCCCGAAGGTGTGTCAGAAAATTGGGTTCTTGGTCCGAAGATAAAAGATCTGCAAAGTCCAGCGGCCCAATCAATCGGTTGCGGGCTATGTTCAATGTATCTATGCGTAGACGTGACTCGGATAGGCCCTGCAATGAGGTTACACCGTTTTGAGAGATGTTGATGTTGCGAAGATGCAGGCACGCTGCGAATAAGGAAAGATTAGTAGAAAGCGCGTTGTGTGACATATCAACATCCTCTAGGTGCTCCAATGCATCTAAACGGCAGTAAGTCCCGATTCTATTATGAGAGCAGCATAGACTAATAGTGTGTTTAGGAACACCTTGTAATGAGTTTAGCTTGTTGTGCGAAACATTAAGTTCTAGTACGCTAGGTGCCATTTCGTCAAGCCCTACCAgactttcaagatctcTTCTCTCCAATGAAAGATCTCTGACTTTTACCCAATTCTCTTTGCGTGGAATTGCGTCCACCAATGCTGAGACAACAGCCCCTCGGGAGATTCGGAATGATGTATCCAGATCTGATACGCTCGTGACATTATCCACCAGGTTGTGCGTAGTGTCTGCAGGAAGACTTGTGACACGGCTTGCTCTCCTAACGGCCTTGTCTACCCCTGCAGGAACTTGAGTGTTTTCTCCTGATCGATTTCTAGACAAGAACTTTAAATCAACTTTTGGGGTCGAAAGAGGGGTGTCATCGACCATGGAAGTTTCTGGACGAGTCCGCGGCAATTTAAAGGACACAATTTTGCTCTGCGAGCTTTCATCTTGCGCTCCACTAGTAGAAACGTCAACAGTAGCCGACGGCTGATCCCACACACCTTCTTTATAGTTAAAAACCATACCCGCATCTTCTGGTGTAATTAACTTTAGGGGCCGCCTAGGGGACTCCTTCCTCGCTTCGTTCCGAGGCTGATGGggctgctttttgtttgattGACGTATGCTAGGTGAAAGAGATGGATCAAATGAATCAAAGGATGAATTTGATCCTGTTTCGTAACCATCGGAAACAGACCGCACAGGCGAGTTTAACTTATGCTCATcgtcgttgaagaagttggacCGCTGGTGGCGCAAGACGTTATTGAATACACCTAATGCCTCACGAGCAGGGTCGATATCTAACTCTGTATCTTTCTCTTGTGTCGTGTTGTTTTCAGGGTCCAACTGGTGTGTCTCATCTACCGGAAGTCTCGTTCCCCGTTTCTTGAACGTGTTAGTGGGTATTAAAGAAATGTCACTTAGTGAAGACGTTACAACCAGGTCTGCTGGCGCGTGCAGTTCTTGTGAGCCCTTCTCCGCCACCACCTGACCCTGCATGTATTGTTTCCATTGCGGAAGTTCCGCATTTTCAGAGTCTATCCCGTGTTGCTGAACAGTCCCGTAGTTGACTGACCAACTATCTAGCTTATCAACATAGCTCCTGCCATTCCGCGGATAACGGCCCTGtgaatcaaaagctttgtcCTGGAATTTATCATTTTCCATATACGGTTTGAGTTTAGAAGGCGAGCTTATATGGAATCGGCCCAAGCTCTCACTCAGTTGTTTGGACGGTGAGGACTTACTTGACATGGAGCCTCAATTCCGAGCTGTGACCTCGCCTAATAATACGATAATGGGTTTTGTGCTTAACAACTACTTTCAGCAAGCGCTGCTGTGTCTCATCGACATTCGAGTACATTATGTGTTACCCTCAGTACGCGATTTTTTGGCGTAGGGACTGtagctcatcaaaaaatGTATACACAAAACTCACAGAATTGGAGCAGTTTGAAAACTAGGACTCCGGGAActtgaggaaaacaagaGCCAGATGGAGCCGAGTAACGATGAGGAAGCGTTCTTTCGGGTTATTTCGGAGAATATGAAATATGCTTTTACAAGTCCGATCGCCACCACAACACAATTTCCCACGCCCTATTCCCAAGCGCATAATAATACTAGCTCTCACACTCAAGAGACGGAACGGGCAAGAACACACTCCGAAAGTCAATCCATCGTGGAAAACAGTATGCTAGCAGAGTCTAATGGTGCTTCCTCATTGAGCGATGTTAACGTGCAGCCTTCGTCAGTACTCCAACTTGGAAACGAATTCATGTTGACATCACCAGAGCAATTTAGAGAGTTTCTCTTCGAGTCGCCAGCAGGAATTAACCTTCTTCACCGGACACCGGCAAAGACGCCTCTTCGTTTCTTCAACAGTTCCGCAATAGTTTCTTCTGCCCAAAGCCAGAGCCATCAGTCTCAGCAAAATCAAGGCCACTTACCGCAACAAGCAACTAATGGGCCGCTTCAGAATCAAATCACTCCTCTCAGGAATATAGATGTCAACCTAATGTTCAACTCCAGAAATAAGCAAACGAACAACACATCGTCACCTTCCAAACGCTACTTGTCGCTCACACCCTACGGTAAGAGAGTACTTTCTGATATAGGAACCCCCTATGCAAAGCTGCTCGCCTCTTCTAACAGTGCATTGGTTGATTTTCAGAGGGCCCGGAAAGATGTGCAAAAGTCTGTGGGTCCGCAAGGCTCAGACTTACGATCTCGCGGAAATAGCAATACAAATAAAGGGCTCTCCGGTGACCTAGACGTCGGCTCCGGCCATCACAAAGCTAGTTTAGTATCGGGGAGTGATGATGAAATAGAAAGTGGTGCGGACGATTGCGGGTCTTCTCCCACCACTATCCAACTTAATTCGTCTGTGACGAAATCAACAAGGGATAAACTGGGGTCTATTGGCTCAATCCCAGAAAATAATATTACAAACTCAGACTTAGGACCATCGAGTGAAGACGAGCATGAAACTAACATAGATGAAAGATTATTCGAAATGGAAAAGCTTCCGCTCTCGCCGACgccaaaaccttcaaaacgtAACGACTTAGATGTAACTCGGATTAAAATTCCGGAGCTGCCAAAAATGGGATCTTTTAAGAGTGAGCGGTCAAGCTCGGTTCCAAATACTGCGAAAAAAACAACTAGAAAGCAACCCAAGTTCCAGATCATTGTGACGGATGCCAACTCCTTTAATTCTACTAGGGGAACCGTTATGGGTGGCGATGCGGTTGGTAAGAAACGGAAGcctgctttgaaaagatctCAATCTGAAATCGTTTCAACGACCTCCGCAAGCAGTTCCAGGGgcaaaacaaagagacaGAAATTATCACAGGTGCATAACTTTTCGTTAGACCTCAATTCAAGATACCCGGATTCGCAATAACTTAAGGTGGGCTATATAAAACAAGGTATTGCGGGAACATTGATTGTATGATCGAGGTTAGATTCATGCAGAAATTAAAGGAGAAAACAATAATAAAAAAGGCCTTGACcagctttcaaggaaataTATTTTTAAGAACAATAATGGTAGCAACTTAAAAGAACTCATTGGAGAAATATGTAGCTTCTAGGCTGATTCTATACGCGTCACCAAAGTGAACGCAAGAAGGACCGAACTtcacaaaaaaaaaggaggGGTCTCGTTGTCACTTTACGTTGGTCTAGCGCATCAAGGCGGTTAAGAGGTGAAGCACGAACATTAATGTAACGTACTGACTTAAAGATTGAAAACGCGTCGTTAGGGCTCTCACGTACAAAATTGCGAATGCTCACCCTGCAAATCGTCCAAGTTCTGTACTTGTTTTTAGGAAATATGCAAACTGCTTTCTTGAAACAGTAAAATGGCATCATCTATGTGCTGATACTTGCTTAGAACAAGAGAGtaaaaaagagtttttgtatATAGTTACTGTAATCGCTCAGCTTGCTCATGTTGAAACTAATTCACTTCCATTGACAGGATGATCGAGTACAGAAACATTTTCCTCTCGAGGTTCTCAATAGACGCTAAAATTAAGAATATTTGGCCGATTTATTATGCTACCTCATGAAGCGCGCAACGACGTGACTGATTGGCTTCTGCGCCTTTGTTGCAATCAAACGAGGGCATCGAAGGAAACGAACGCTCAACCTGCAAAACTGATCGAGGTGCCCTCTTAATGCCTACGCGTCTGATTTGTCTTCAATAAACGCCAAATTTCCTGTGGATTATCTTGTTAAACCGATCATTAGACCTAGTTGTTGAATGTTACCAAAGTCAGATACAGAAGAACACATCTCGATTCAATTGAAATAATGACGCGCAGCGCGTAGCCCCTCCTTTCGCACGTGCATTCCGCCGTATCTAAATCCTTTTACAAGATAGGTATTTCGTAGCTGGTGAGTTGAAAATATGAAGATCTTATGACGCCCCTTGCAAGAGCGCTTAACAAGTCGACGAAACACACGCAGTCCACTGGCAACAGGAAAGCACTATGCAATCGGGAGTGTCCAGTTTTTCTGGATCATCCGACAATAGTCAGCTCTCACTAAATCTTCAGAATAACGCTCCAGTCGCAGGAAATTATGGCGTTCCTGTCTGGACGAAAGATCACTACAAATCTCAGTATAAGGCCCCGCCTTATCTCTCTAATTATGTCCCGGGATTGAGGGATGCATCAGCTCAGGTTTCTGCTGAAAGGCGAAAACTAGACAACGAAAAAGCCTTAATAGCCTACTATTCATCCAAGATCCATGTCTCTCGTCATGACAGTATAATAAGCGGATGCTCCAATCCTTCTGTGGGCAGCGATAACTCAAGAAGGAGTGCGCGTATGAAGCATGCTCTCAAATCCACTCACAAGACTTTCGGCGACCATGGTTCCCCGCTTAGATGTGCTCACGATGAGTCTAAGTACTCCCCCGAGGTCTTCTCGAAAGGCTACCTGAATTATTGCTCTAAACTGCCTCTACCGGTATTAGAAAGCActaagcttttgaagagacaCAACATGTGGATTCCCATGACCCGATGGGATATTCGTGATAAAAATTCAGAAAGTGAGGGCCCCTCACTGTCGCACCATGATGGAAACAAAGAGGAGGATTCCCGCCTTTTCACTGACGTTAAAATACACCCTGCAGATTATCCTTCGAATCAAAACACATTCGTGGGGTCCATGACGATCCCACCACTATTTGGTGAGATGAAGCTCCCCCCATTCGCATACCAGTGCACAGTTGACCTGGACGACAACATTTATACATTAGGGGGGCTGACTTCATCATATCTATATTCTGACGAAGCACCAGATCTTAGTT
This is a stretch of genomic DNA from Lachancea thermotolerans CBS 6340 chromosome D complete sequence. It encodes these proteins:
- the NDD1 gene encoding Ndd1p (weakly similar to uniprot|Q08887 Saccharomyces cerevisiae YOR372C NDD1 Transcriptional activator essential for nuclear division): MEPSNDEEAFFRVISENMKYAFTSPIATTTQFPTPYSQAHNNTSSHTQETERARTHSESQSIVENSMLAESNGASSLSDVNVQPSSVLQLGNEFMLTSPEQFREFLFESPAGINLLHRTPAKTPLRFFNSSAIVSSAQSQSHQSQQNQGHLPQQATNGPLQNQITPLRNIDVNLMFNSRNKQTNNTSSPSKRYLSLTPYGKRVLSDIGTPYAKLLASSNSALVDFQRARKDVQKSVGPQGSDLRSRGNSNTNKGLSGDLDVGSGHHKASLVSGSDDEIESGADDCGSSPTTIQLNSSVTKSTRDKLGSIGSIPENNITNSDLGPSSEDEHETNIDERLFEMEKLPLSPTPKPSKRNDLDVTRIKIPELPKMGSFKSERSSSVPNTAKKTTRKQPKFQIIVTDANSFNSTRGTVMGGDAVGKKRKPALKRSQSEIVSTTSASSSRGKTKRQKLSQVHNFSLDLNSRYPDSQ
- the NUD1 gene encoding Nud1p (weakly similar to uniprot|P32336 Saccharomyces cerevisiae YOR373W NUD1 Component of the spindle pole body outer plaque required for exit from mitosis), with the protein product MSSKSSPSKQLSESLGRFHISSPSKLKPYMENDKFQDKAFDSQGRYPRNGRSYVDKLDSWSVNYGTVQQHGIDSENAELPQWKQYMQGQVVAEKGSQELHAPADLVVTSSLSDISLIPTNTFKKRGTRLPVDETHQLDPENNTTQEKDTELDIDPAREALGVFNNVLRHQRSNFFNDDEHKLNSPVRSVSDGYETGSNSSFDSFDPSLSPSIRQSNKKQPHQPRNEARKESPRRPLKLITPEDAGMVFNYKEGVWDQPSATVDVSTSGAQDESSQSKIVSFKLPRTRPETSMVDDTPLSTPKVDLKFLSRNRSGENTQVPAGVDKAVRRASRVTSLPADTTHNLVDNVTSVSDLDTSFRISRGAVVSALVDAIPRKENWVKVRDLSLERRDLESLVGLDEMAPSVLELNVSHNKLNSLQGVPKHTISLCCSHNRIGTYCRLDALEHLEDVDMSHNALSTNLSLFAACLHLRNINISQNGVTSLQGLSESRLRIDTLNIARNRLIGPLDFADLLSSDQEPNFLTHLRELDLSGNKITTVKNLHLLTGLRVLKLDGNPLETLVGNTNKSLRSLTALGCAALRELGDFPQLRILKLSGESLQIQRLPESLEHLELTGITGASSSVMVPWNILPHMLRKLRLSRLGFEELPPEFATHCPALDALIITDNELQSAANLFERLPVNLRTLDVRRNPLTQFKAESERKMLAEAAAMAAPNLKKIFL
- the ALD4 gene encoding aldehyde dehydrogenase (NADP(+)) ALD4 (highly similar to uniprot|P46367 Saccharomyces cerevisiae YOR374W ALD4 Mitochondrial aldehyde dehydrogenase that utilizes NADP or NAD equally as coenzymes expression is glucose repressed), which translates into the protein MLSRTGTALRGMPVAATRLGMRFYAQLPLRVPVKMPNGIEYEQPTGLFINNKFVRAKQGKTFEVVSPATEEEITHVYEAREDDVEDAIAAADQAFKSGVWSDADPLVRAKALNKLAELIEEDLETIASIETLDNGKAISSARGDVQLVANYLRSCAGWCDKIDGRLINTGSTHFSYTIRQPLGVCGQIIPWNFPLLMWAWKVGPALATGNTVVLKTAESTPLSALYVSQFVPKAGIPAGVVNIISGFGKIIGEALTTHPKIKKIAFTGSTATGRHIYQNAGANLKKVTLELGGKSPNIVFADADLKATVQNIILGIYYNSGEVCCAGSRVYVEESVYDQFLEELKAATENVKVGDPFDDATFQGAQTSQMQLSKILKYVEIGRDEGATLVTGGERLGNKGFFVKPTIFGDVTEDMRIVKEEIFGPVVTITKFKTVEEVIEKANDSEYGLAAGVHTKDINKAIEVSNRVNSGTVWINTFNDFHHAVPFGGFNASGIGREMGIEALENYTQVKAVRAKLTLSGK